A window of the Candidatus Amarolinea dominans genome harbors these coding sequences:
- a CDS encoding DUF4386 family protein, whose protein sequence is MKTLQKSGGFAALYLAVAYLIGMALFIAVLDYPSITDPAQKVDLLVEMQTVVFSTNLLMYVFFGVVLIVLALALYDRLQAGAPALMQVATTLGIIWAGSLIASGMVANAGIAPVVALYATDPGQAALTWQAIETVAGGLGNANGEILGGLWALLVSVAALRSGGLPRGLNMLGLLVGAVGILSLIPGLTDALIGVFGLSQIIWYVWLGIVLLRSKPGRTA, encoded by the coding sequence ATGAAAACCTTGCAGAAATCTGGCGGTTTTGCCGCCCTGTACCTGGCAGTCGCCTACCTGATCGGAATGGCGCTCTTCATCGCCGTGCTGGACTATCCCAGCATCACCGACCCGGCCCAAAAGGTGGACCTGCTCGTTGAAATGCAGACGGTCGTCTTCTCGACCAACCTGCTCATGTACGTGTTTTTCGGCGTCGTCCTGATCGTCCTGGCGCTGGCGTTGTACGACCGGCTGCAGGCCGGCGCACCGGCGCTCATGCAGGTGGCAACCACGCTCGGGATCATCTGGGCCGGTTCGCTGATCGCCAGCGGCATGGTCGCGAATGCCGGGATCGCCCCTGTCGTCGCGCTCTATGCCACGGACCCGGGCCAGGCTGCGTTGACCTGGCAGGCCATCGAAACCGTGGCAGGCGGGCTGGGCAACGCCAACGGCGAGATCCTGGGCGGGCTGTGGGCGCTGCTGGTCAGCGTGGCCGCGCTGCGGTCTGGCGGGCTGCCCAGGGGCTTGAATATGCTCGGCTTGTTGGTGGGCGCGGTGGGCATCCTCTCGCTGATCCCAGGGTTGACCGACGCGCTGATCGGAGTTTTTGGCTTGAGTCAGATCATCTGGTACGTCTGGCTGGGGATCGTGCTGCTGCGCAGCAAGCCAGGCCGGACGGCGTAA
- a CDS encoding DUF4386 domain-containing protein, with protein sequence MNSVNKSARMAGLLYLIYMVFHILADVIGRSRLIVLGDAATTARNIAASAGQFRIGIMTDLVAAVLFLLTAWALYVLLKRVNENIALLFLLLNLTGVAIQCFSDLFLLASQLLLGGADYLKVFPAEQLPALAMLSLVLYKNGFMIAQIFYGAWLFPLGYLVFKSGFLPRILGLVLMLHCAFWLMTALQFFLFPGFAAITYISWPLGFIAEFGLTLWLLIKGAKEQKPAANEAG encoded by the coding sequence ATGAATTCCGTCAATAAGTCCGCAAGAATGGCTGGATTGCTGTATCTGATTTACATGGTGTTTCACATCCTCGCAGATGTGATTGGGCGTTCCAGGCTGATTGTACTCGGAGATGCCGCGACAACCGCCAGGAATATCGCGGCGTCGGCAGGGCAATTCCGTATCGGCATCATGACCGATCTGGTTGCGGCCGTACTTTTTCTGCTGACAGCCTGGGCTTTGTACGTGCTGCTGAAGCGGGTCAACGAGAACATCGCCTTGCTGTTCCTGTTGTTGAACCTGACCGGTGTTGCCATCCAGTGTTTCAGCGATCTGTTCCTGCTTGCCAGCCAGCTGCTCTTGGGCGGCGCTGATTACCTGAAAGTATTCCCGGCCGAGCAACTGCCGGCGCTGGCTATGTTATCCCTGGTTCTGTACAAGAATGGGTTCATGATCGCCCAAATCTTCTATGGCGCCTGGCTCTTTCCGCTGGGTTACCTGGTTTTCAAGTCGGGCTTCCTGCCCAGGATTCTGGGCCTTGTGTTGATGTTGCATTGCGCTTTCTGGCTGATGACTGCTCTTCAGTTTTTCCTCTTCCCGGGCTTCGCGGCAATCACTTATATCAGTTGGCCGCTGGGCTTCATTGCGGAATTTGGGCTGACGTTGTGGCTGCTGATCAAGGGCGCCAAAGAGCAGAAACCGGCCGCAAACGAGGCCGGCTGA